One window of Pseudomonas urmiensis genomic DNA carries:
- a CDS encoding SfnB family sulfur acquisition oxidoreductase — protein sequence MSSQPETLFASDLDSSPLLLPAKILRNDAEALQAAHELAQVARQQAARRDQQRKLPWAEIELFTRSGLGSISIPKAFGGPDVSFETVAEVFRIISAADPALGQIPQNQFGMLQLLRLTATEAQQALIFRCVLDGWRIGNAGPERGSKDTLTLKARISRDGEGYRITGEKFYSTGALFAHWVAVKALDDEGRQRLAFVRRGSPGLRIVDDWSGFGQRTTASGTVLLDQVPVDAELVIDNWRQRDLPNIQGAASQLIQAAIDAGIAEAAIDDAISFVRDKSRPFIDANVERASDDPYVIADIGRLKLELHAAEALLRRAARVLDEVNAGEIDADAAARASIAVAQAKVLTTEIALQASEKLFELAGSRASLAEFNLDRHWRNARVHTLHDPVRWKYHAIGACHLNGTRPARHSWI from the coding sequence ATGTCCAGCCAGCCAGAAACCCTATTCGCCAGCGACCTCGACAGCTCGCCGCTGCTGTTGCCTGCCAAGATCCTGCGCAATGACGCCGAAGCCCTGCAGGCCGCCCACGAACTTGCCCAAGTTGCCCGCCAGCAGGCAGCCCGCCGCGACCAGCAGCGCAAACTGCCTTGGGCCGAAATCGAGCTGTTCACCCGCAGCGGCCTGGGCAGCATCAGCATTCCCAAGGCCTTCGGTGGCCCGGATGTTTCTTTTGAAACCGTCGCCGAAGTGTTTCGCATCATCAGCGCCGCCGACCCTGCGTTGGGGCAGATCCCGCAAAACCAGTTCGGCATGCTCCAGCTGCTGCGCCTGACCGCCACCGAGGCTCAACAAGCGCTGATTTTCCGCTGCGTGCTCGACGGCTGGCGCATCGGCAATGCCGGGCCTGAGCGCGGCAGCAAAGACACCCTGACCCTCAAGGCGCGAATCAGCCGCGATGGCGAGGGCTATCGCATCACTGGTGAGAAGTTCTACTCCACGGGGGCGCTGTTCGCCCACTGGGTGGCAGTCAAGGCCCTAGATGACGAGGGCCGCCAGCGCCTGGCGTTCGTTCGCCGTGGCAGCCCTGGCTTGCGTATCGTCGACGACTGGTCCGGCTTTGGCCAACGCACCACGGCCAGCGGCACGGTGCTGCTCGACCAGGTGCCGGTGGACGCGGAACTGGTGATCGACAACTGGCGCCAGCGCGACCTGCCGAACATCCAGGGCGCAGCTTCGCAGTTGATCCAGGCCGCGATCGACGCCGGTATCGCCGAAGCGGCCATCGATGATGCAATCAGCTTCGTGCGTGACAAATCGCGGCCGTTCATCGATGCCAATGTCGAGCGCGCCAGCGACGACCCTTACGTGATCGCCGACATCGGCCGCCTCAAGCTCGAACTGCACGCCGCCGAGGCGCTGCTGCGCAGGGCTGCGCGGGTGCTCGATGAGGTCAATGCCGGGGAGATCGATGCAGACGCCGCCGCGCGCGCCTCGATTGCCGTGGCGCAAGCCAAGGTGCTCACCACCGAGATCGCCCTGCAGGCCAGCGAGAAGCTGTTCGAGCTTGCCGGCAGCCGCGCCAGCTTGGCCGAGTTCAATCTCGATCGGCATTGGCGCAATGCCCGCGTGCACACCCTGCACGATCCAGTGCGCTGGAAGTATCACGCGATTGGTGCCTGCCACCTGAACGGCACCCGTCCTGCCCGACATTCCTGGATCTGA
- a CDS encoding SfnB family sulfur acquisition oxidoreductase: MNAAVISSDAQALAVAEHIAQQLRKDSALRDRERRQPHAELELFTRSGLWAISVPKAFGGAGVSNVTLAKVITRIAQADASLGQIPQNHFYALEVLRVNGSPEQQQRLYGEVLAGRRFGNALAELGTKTAHDRTTRLSRDGDGYRINGRKFYSTGALYAQRIPTSVIDDDGVQQLAFVPADAPGVQVIDDWSGFGQRTTGSGSVVFDNVFVAAADVVPFQSAFERPTTVGPLAQILHAAIDTGIARAAFEDALHFVRTRSRPWVDSGQDKASDDPLTLKSFGHLSIRLHATEALLERAGEYLDRAAAAVTVTASASASASAANVGAGLPRDESATDLVAAASIAVAEARAISTEISLAASTTLFELAGSQATLAEHNLDRHWRNARVHTLHDPVRWKYHAIGNYYLNQVNPPRRGTL; the protein is encoded by the coding sequence ATGAACGCAGCAGTCATCAGCAGCGACGCTCAAGCCCTGGCCGTCGCCGAACACATCGCCCAGCAATTGCGCAAAGACAGCGCCCTGCGCGACCGCGAGCGCCGCCAGCCACACGCCGAACTGGAACTGTTCACCCGCTCCGGCCTGTGGGCCATCAGCGTGCCCAAGGCCTTCGGCGGCGCCGGCGTATCCAACGTCACCCTGGCCAAGGTCATCACCCGTATCGCCCAAGCCGACGCCTCGCTCGGGCAGATCCCCCAAAACCACTTCTACGCCCTGGAAGTGCTGCGAGTGAACGGCAGCCCCGAACAACAGCAACGCCTGTACGGCGAAGTGCTGGCCGGTCGACGCTTCGGCAACGCCCTGGCTGAACTGGGCACCAAGACCGCCCACGACCGCACCACCCGACTGAGCCGTGACGGCGACGGTTACCGGATCAACGGCCGCAAGTTCTATTCCACCGGCGCCCTCTATGCGCAACGTATCCCCACCTCGGTGATCGATGACGACGGCGTCCAGCAACTGGCGTTCGTCCCCGCCGACGCGCCGGGCGTGCAGGTGATCGACGATTGGAGCGGCTTCGGCCAGCGTACCACCGGCAGCGGTTCGGTGGTGTTCGACAACGTGTTCGTCGCCGCCGCTGACGTGGTGCCATTCCAGAGCGCCTTCGAGCGCCCGACCACCGTCGGCCCGCTGGCGCAGATCCTCCATGCGGCAATCGACACTGGCATCGCCCGCGCCGCCTTCGAAGACGCCCTGCACTTCGTCCGTACCCGCAGCCGGCCATGGGTCGACTCGGGCCAGGACAAAGCCAGCGACGATCCACTGACCCTGAAAAGCTTCGGCCACCTGTCGATCCGCCTGCACGCCACCGAGGCCTTGCTCGAACGCGCCGGCGAATACCTCGACCGCGCCGCAGCAGCAGTCACAGTCACAGCCTCAGCCTCAGCCTCAGCCTCAGCAGCCAACGTGGGAGCGGGCTTGCCCCGCGATGAATCCGCCACCGATCTGGTCGCCGCCGCCTCCATCGCCGTAGCCGAAGCCCGCGCGATCAGCACCGAAATCTCCCTGGCCGCCAGCACCACCCTGTTCGAACTGGCCGGCAGCCAGGCCACCCTGGCCGAGCACAACCTCGACCGCCACTGGCGCAACGCCCGCGTGCACACCCTGCACGACCCAGTGCGCTGGAAGTACCACGCCATCGGCAACTACTACCTCAACCAGGTCAATCCACCCCGTCGAGGGACCCTCTGA
- a CDS encoding LLM class flavin-dependent oxidoreductase, with translation MSKQILLNAFNMNCIGHINHGLWTHPRDTSTQYKSLEYWTDLAKLLERGLFDGLFIADIVGTYDVYGQSVEVPLKESIQLPVNDPLLLVSAMAAVTRHLGFGLTANLTYEAPYLFARRLSTLDHLSNGRVGWNIVTGYLDSAARAMGLDQQPEHDRRYDQADEYLHVLYKLLEGSWDDDAVVADREQRVYARPDKVRKVEHHGEFYKVEGYHLCEPSPQRTPVLFQAGSSPRGLAFAGNHAECVFISGQDKPATRAQVDKVRAAAQAAGRDPQAVKVFMGITVIVAATEQQAHAKHAEYVRYASPEAGVAHFASSTGIDFAAYGLDEPIGFTKGNAIQSATRQLQDSAWTRRRLLDQHALGGRYVTLIGTAEQVADELIAWIDETGLDGFNLTRTVTPESYEDFIELVVPELQRRGRYKTAYQAGSLREKLFASDLPHLPADHPGASYRNPTPAPTGALHHA, from the coding sequence ATGAGCAAGCAGATCCTGCTCAATGCCTTCAACATGAACTGCATTGGCCATATCAACCACGGCCTGTGGACGCATCCGCGCGACACCTCGACTCAATACAAGTCGCTGGAGTACTGGACCGACCTGGCCAAGCTGCTTGAGCGCGGGCTGTTCGACGGGCTGTTCATCGCCGATATCGTCGGCACCTATGACGTCTACGGGCAATCGGTCGAGGTGCCGCTCAAAGAGTCGATCCAGCTGCCGGTCAACGACCCACTGCTGCTGGTCTCGGCGATGGCCGCCGTGACCCGCCACCTGGGCTTCGGCCTGACCGCCAACCTCACCTACGAGGCGCCGTATCTGTTCGCTCGGCGGCTTTCCACCCTGGATCATTTGAGCAACGGCCGGGTCGGCTGGAACATCGTCACCGGCTACCTGGACAGCGCCGCGCGCGCCATGGGCCTGGACCAGCAGCCCGAGCACGACCGGCGCTACGACCAGGCCGACGAATACCTGCACGTGCTGTACAAGCTGCTCGAAGGCAGCTGGGACGACGACGCCGTGGTCGCAGACCGCGAGCAGCGCGTGTATGCCCGGCCCGACAAAGTGCGCAAGGTCGAGCACCACGGCGAGTTCTACAAGGTCGAGGGCTATCACCTCTGCGAGCCGTCGCCGCAGCGCACGCCGGTACTGTTCCAGGCCGGCAGCTCGCCACGTGGCCTGGCCTTCGCTGGCAACCACGCCGAATGTGTCTTCATCAGCGGCCAGGACAAGCCCGCCACCCGCGCCCAGGTCGACAAGGTACGCGCCGCAGCCCAGGCAGCAGGCCGCGATCCGCAGGCGGTCAAGGTGTTCATGGGGATCACGGTCATCGTCGCCGCCACTGAACAACAAGCGCACGCCAAGCATGCCGAATACGTGCGCTACGCCAGCCCAGAAGCGGGTGTCGCGCACTTTGCCAGTTCCACCGGGATCGACTTTGCCGCCTATGGGCTGGACGAGCCGATCGGCTTTACCAAGGGCAACGCCATCCAGTCGGCCACGCGCCAACTGCAAGACAGCGCCTGGACCCGCCGCCGCCTGCTGGATCAGCACGCCCTCGGGGGGCGCTATGTGACTCTGATCGGCACCGCTGAACAAGTTGCCGACGAGCTGATCGCCTGGATCGACGAGACCGGTCTGGACGGCTTCAACCTGACCCGCACTGTCACCCCGGAAAGCTACGAGGACTTCATCGAGCTGGTCGTCCCCGAGCTGCAACGCCGTGGCCGTTACAAGACCGCCTACCAAGCCGGCAGCCTGCGCGAAAAACTGTTCGCCAGCGACCTGCCGCACCTGCCCGCCGACCATCCCGGCGCCAGCTACCGCAACCCTACCCCTGCCCCGACTGGAGCCCTGCACCATGCTTGA
- a CDS encoding MetQ/NlpA family ABC transporter substrate-binding protein: MLDKLFRPVAAAVLSLGIAATVLAAEPLKIGTTAAFAIPLEAAVEEAHKQGLEVKLIEFSDWIAPNVSLNSGDIDLNYFQHIPFLENAKAAAGFDLVPYKPGIINNVGLYSKKYKSFAELPEGASVAIANDPINSGRGLQLLAKAGLISLKPGVGYEATEDDIVANPKKLKILQVEAVQLVRAYDDADLVQGYPAYIRLANTFDATSALLFDGLENKEYVIQFVIRPQSKDDPRLAKFVDIYQHSPAVREALNKAHGSLYQAGWEG; the protein is encoded by the coding sequence ATGCTTGATAAATTGTTCCGCCCCGTCGCGGCCGCTGTGTTGTCCCTGGGTATCGCCGCCACTGTGTTGGCCGCCGAACCGCTGAAAATCGGCACCACCGCCGCCTTCGCCATCCCGCTGGAAGCCGCCGTGGAAGAAGCCCACAAGCAAGGCCTGGAGGTGAAGCTGATCGAATTCAGCGACTGGATCGCACCCAATGTCAGCCTCAACAGCGGCGACATCGACCTGAATTACTTCCAGCACATCCCGTTCCTGGAAAACGCCAAGGCCGCTGCCGGTTTTGACCTGGTGCCCTATAAGCCGGGGATCATCAACAACGTCGGTTTGTATTCGAAAAAGTACAAGAGCTTCGCCGAGCTGCCTGAAGGCGCCAGCGTGGCCATCGCCAACGACCCGATCAACAGCGGCCGTGGCTTGCAGCTGCTGGCCAAGGCTGGGCTGATCAGCCTCAAGCCAGGCGTTGGCTACGAGGCCACCGAGGATGACATCGTCGCCAACCCGAAGAAGCTGAAAATCCTTCAGGTCGAGGCGGTGCAACTGGTGCGCGCCTATGACGATGCCGATCTGGTCCAGGGCTACCCGGCCTACATCCGCCTGGCCAACACCTTCGACGCCACCTCGGCGCTGCTGTTCGATGGCCTGGAGAACAAGGAGTACGTGATCCAGTTCGTCATCCGCCCACAATCGAAGGACGATCCACGCCTGGCCAAGTTCGTCGATATCTATCAGCACTCCCCGGCCGTACGCGAAGCGCTGAACAAAGCCCATGGCAGCCTCTACCAGGCCGGCTGGGAAGGCTGA
- a CDS encoding methionine ABC transporter ATP-binding protein, protein MSSASALRAPTVHASPPPAREQALRPEVNEAHVRFIGLGKTYAGQAQPALQGIDLNIRRGEIFGIIGRSGAGKSSLLRTINRLEQPTQGRVLIDQVDIAPFDEDRLVELRRRIGMIFQHFNLMSAKTVWQNVELPLKVAGVAKAERQRKVRELLELVGLAEKHHVYPAQLSGGQKQRVGIARALVHDPEILLCDEATSALDPETTASILELLRDINQRLGLTVVLITHEMAVIRDICHRVVVLERGEVVEQGEVWQVFGSPHHEVTRTLLAPLQAKLPAALQASLRSNPASRDAAVVLKLVALGELELSGLFKDLGGQVSLLQGGVETIGERALGRLILAVRGSVHQPHQLLERARRWADDVEVLGYVG, encoded by the coding sequence ATGAGCAGCGCCAGCGCCCTCAGGGCGCCCACTGTCCACGCCTCGCCGCCGCCCGCTCGCGAACAGGCCTTGCGCCCAGAGGTCAATGAGGCCCATGTGCGCTTCATCGGCCTGGGCAAGACCTACGCCGGCCAGGCCCAGCCAGCGCTGCAAGGCATCGACCTGAACATCCGCCGGGGCGAGATCTTCGGCATCATCGGCCGCAGCGGCGCTGGCAAGTCGTCGCTGCTGCGCACCATCAATCGCCTGGAGCAACCGACTCAGGGCCGGGTGCTGATCGATCAGGTCGATATCGCACCGTTCGACGAAGACCGCCTGGTCGAGCTGCGGCGGCGCATCGGCATGATCTTCCAGCACTTCAACCTGATGTCGGCTAAGACCGTGTGGCAGAACGTCGAGCTGCCGCTCAAGGTTGCCGGCGTGGCCAAGGCCGAACGCCAACGCAAGGTGCGTGAGCTACTGGAGTTGGTCGGCCTTGCCGAAAAGCACCATGTGTACCCGGCGCAGTTGTCCGGCGGCCAGAAGCAGCGCGTCGGCATCGCCCGAGCGCTGGTCCATGACCCGGAGATTCTGCTGTGCGATGAAGCTACCTCGGCGCTCGACCCGGAGACCACCGCCTCGATCCTCGAACTGCTGCGCGACATCAATCAACGCCTGGGCCTGACCGTGGTGTTGATCACCCACGAGATGGCGGTGATCCGCGATATCTGCCACCGCGTGGTGGTGCTCGAACGTGGCGAAGTGGTCGAGCAAGGTGAGGTCTGGCAGGTATTCGGCAGCCCCCATCACGAAGTGACCCGGACCCTGCTGGCACCGCTGCAAGCCAAGCTGCCAGCGGCATTGCAAGCCAGCTTGCGATCCAACCCGGCCAGCCGGGATGCGGCTGTGGTGCTCAAGTTGGTGGCACTGGGGGAGTTGGAGTTGTCTGGCCTGTTCAAGGATCTGGGCGGGCAGGTCAGCCTGCTCCAGGGCGGTGTAGAGACCATTGGTGAACGTGCCTTGGGGCGCTTGATCTTGGCGGTACGCGGCTCGGTCCACCAACCGCATCAGTTGCTGGAGCGCGCCCGCCGTTGGGCCGATGACGTGGAGGTGCTGGGCTATGTGGGTTGA
- a CDS encoding methionine ABC transporter permease → MWVDRLLQGLLDTLLMVGVSSLIALLVGVPMAVLLVTSDKGGIYEAPALNRVLGAFVNLFRSIPFLILMVALIPFTRLLVGTTYGVWAAVVPLTIAATPFFARIAEVSLREVDHGLVEAAQAMGCRRWHIIWHVLLPEALPGIVGGFTITLVTMINSSAMAGAIGAGGLGDIAYRYGYQRFDSQIMLTVIAMLVALVALIQLGGDRLAKGLNKR, encoded by the coding sequence ATGTGGGTTGATCGTCTGCTACAGGGCTTGCTGGACACCTTATTGATGGTCGGCGTGTCGTCGCTGATCGCGCTGTTGGTCGGTGTGCCGATGGCTGTGCTGCTGGTCACCAGCGACAAGGGCGGAATCTACGAGGCACCGGCGCTTAACCGGGTGCTCGGCGCCTTCGTCAACCTGTTCCGCTCGATCCCGTTTCTGATCCTGATGGTCGCGCTGATCCCGTTCACCCGTCTGCTGGTGGGTACCACCTATGGCGTGTGGGCCGCCGTGGTGCCGCTGACCATTGCCGCGACGCCGTTCTTTGCGCGGATCGCCGAGGTGAGCTTGCGTGAGGTCGATCATGGCCTGGTTGAGGCGGCCCAGGCCATGGGTTGTCGACGCTGGCACATCATCTGGCACGTGCTGCTACCTGAGGCGCTGCCGGGAATCGTCGGCGGCTTCACCATTACCTTGGTGACGATGATCAACTCATCGGCCATGGCCGGGGCGATTGGTGCTGGGGGCTTGGGCGACATTGCCTATCGGTATGGTTATCAGCGCTTCGACAGCCAGATCATGCTGACCGTGATTGCCATGTTGGTGGCATTGGTGGCGCTGATCCAGTTGGGTGGCGATCGCTTGGCGAAAGGCTTGAACAAGCGCTGA
- the dibA gene encoding phosphodiesterase DibA, translating into MSVSVRDALRMAALYVVFSILWLVLSEQLLQRLTEDPLALNLGRCINVLVWVLFSAFLIFVSRARLLNFIGIGARLRSEDRERLRMAAAVFDSTLEGVLVTDRNGLIVHVNRAFMRITGYQQDEVLGQRPSKFKSGRHDAAFYQQIYATLADKGEWSGEIWNRRKSGEIYPQWQTICAIRDDSGELTHYVAVFSDISAIKHSEQELAYLAHHDPLTGLPNRLLFNDRAEQALAAAQAHKRGCGLLLLDLDHFQSINDGLGHTVGDQLLKLVGERLREVLGQGVTLARLGGDEFGVLLENCQQVGEAATLAQEIIERMREPFVFEGNRLFISVSVGIGLFPSDALSAEQLLRNADAALFKAKSNGRACYALYTEELTAHAQQRVETAGELRRALEQEELRVFFQPVHDLFTSKMIGVEALVRWQHPERGLVPPGEFIPIAERTGLIAEIDAWVLRQACRQMVQWQAEGHALAFVAVNISSRLFGQRELYRQVAEVLHETGLDPALLELEVTESAVMEDPEVALEQLHRLRELGLSLAIDDFGTGYSSLLRLKRLPVQKLKIDQGFVAGLPQDEDDIAIVRVIIALAKSMGMQVHAEGVEQAEQARFLLEQQCQLGQGYWFGRPVPAQDLRWG; encoded by the coding sequence ATGTCTGTTTCCGTTCGCGACGCCTTGCGTATGGCTGCGCTCTATGTGGTGTTCTCGATCCTCTGGCTGGTGCTGTCCGAGCAGCTTTTGCAGCGATTGACCGAAGATCCACTGGCGCTGAACCTGGGACGCTGCATCAACGTGCTGGTGTGGGTGCTGTTCAGTGCGTTCCTGATCTTCGTCTCGCGCGCCCGGCTGCTCAACTTCATTGGTATCGGTGCGCGCCTGCGCAGCGAGGACCGTGAGCGCCTGCGCATGGCGGCTGCGGTGTTCGACAGCACCCTGGAAGGGGTACTGGTGACTGATCGCAATGGCCTGATCGTGCACGTCAACCGGGCGTTCATGCGCATTACCGGTTATCAGCAGGACGAGGTCCTCGGCCAACGCCCAAGCAAGTTCAAGTCGGGCCGCCACGACGCGGCGTTCTACCAGCAGATCTACGCGACGCTGGCGGACAAGGGCGAATGGAGCGGCGAGATCTGGAACCGGCGCAAGAGTGGTGAGATCTACCCGCAGTGGCAAACCATCTGCGCCATTCGCGACGACAGCGGCGAGCTGACCCACTACGTCGCCGTATTCAGCGACATCAGTGCGATCAAGCACTCCGAGCAGGAACTGGCCTATCTGGCGCACCATGACCCGCTGACCGGCCTGCCCAACCGCCTGCTGTTCAACGACCGCGCCGAGCAGGCGCTGGCCGCCGCTCAAGCGCACAAGCGCGGGTGTGGCCTGTTGTTGCTCGACCTCGACCACTTCCAGAGCATCAACGACGGCCTTGGTCACACCGTTGGCGACCAGCTGCTCAAGCTTGTGGGCGAGCGTTTGCGTGAAGTGCTAGGCCAAGGCGTAACCCTGGCGCGCCTGGGTGGTGACGAGTTTGGCGTGCTGCTGGAGAACTGCCAGCAGGTCGGCGAGGCGGCGACCTTGGCGCAAGAGATCATCGAGCGCATGCGCGAGCCGTTCGTCTTCGAGGGTAACCGGCTGTTCATCAGTGTCAGCGTTGGCATTGGCCTGTTCCCCAGCGATGCCCTGAGCGCCGAGCAATTGCTGCGCAACGCCGATGCCGCGCTGTTCAAGGCCAAGAGCAATGGCCGCGCCTGCTATGCGCTGTATACCGAAGAGCTGACCGCTCACGCCCAGCAGCGGGTGGAGACCGCCGGCGAGCTGCGCCGGGCGTTGGAGCAGGAAGAGCTGCGGGTGTTCTTCCAGCCGGTGCATGACCTGTTCACCAGCAAGATGATCGGCGTCGAGGCCCTGGTGCGCTGGCAGCATCCGGAGCGCGGGCTGGTGCCGCCGGGCGAGTTCATCCCGATTGCCGAGCGTACTGGATTGATTGCCGAGATCGATGCCTGGGTGCTGCGCCAGGCCTGCCGGCAGATGGTCCAGTGGCAGGCCGAGGGGCATGCGCTGGCGTTCGTTGCGGTGAATATTTCCAGCCGGCTTTTCGGCCAGCGTGAGCTGTACCGGCAAGTCGCCGAAGTGCTGCATGAGACCGGCCTGGATCCGGCGTTGCTGGAGCTGGAGGTCACCGAGAGTGCGGTGATGGAAGACCCGGAGGTGGCGCTGGAGCAGTTGCACCGTCTGCGCGAACTGGGTTTGAGCCTGGCGATCGATGATTTCGGCACGGGCTACTCGTCGCTGCTGCGGCTCAAGCGCTTGCCGGTGCAGAAGCTCAAGATCGATCAGGGCTTTGTTGCCGGGCTGCCGCAGGATGAGGATGACATCGCGATTGTTCGGGTGATCATCGCCTTGGCCAAGAGCATGGGTATGCAGGTGCATGCCGAAGGGGTCGAGCAGGCGGAGCAGGCACGGTTTCTGCTGGAGCAGCAGTGTCAGCTGGGGCAGGGCTATTGGTTTGGGCGGCCGGTGCCTGCGCAGGATTTGCGTTGGGGCTGA
- the desA gene encoding delta-9 fatty acid desaturase DesA produces MWYYGLLDLSAWQLVAVTLLMTHVTIVSVTIYLHRYSAHRSLELNAGLKHFFRFWLWLTTAQNTREWTAIHRKHHAKCETPDDPHSPVYKGLGTVLRKGAELYREEARNPETLRIYGKNCPDDWIERNLYSRYKLGGIALMAVIDLLLFGTIGITIWAIQMMWIPFWAAGVVNGLGHAVGYRNFECRDAATNLVPWGIIIGGEELHNNHHTYPNSAKLSVKRWEFDMGWAWIRLLSMLRLAKVQRVAPIAHRVEGKANLDMDTAMAILNNRFQIMAQYRKLVIGPLVKQELNKVDASVRHRYRRAKRLLSRETSLLQDRHHVRIESILAQSQALKTIYEKRLALQQIWARTSANGHDMLAAMKDWVHEAEASGIQSLRDFASQLKTYSLRPTA; encoded by the coding sequence ATGTGGTACTACGGTTTACTCGACTTGTCGGCCTGGCAACTGGTCGCGGTCACCCTGCTGATGACCCACGTGACCATCGTCAGCGTCACCATCTACCTGCATCGCTATTCGGCGCACCGCTCCCTGGAGCTCAATGCCGGGCTGAAGCACTTCTTCCGTTTCTGGCTGTGGCTGACCACCGCGCAGAACACCCGCGAGTGGACGGCTATCCACCGAAAGCACCACGCCAAGTGCGAAACCCCCGACGACCCGCACAGCCCGGTCTACAAGGGCTTGGGCACAGTCCTGCGCAAGGGCGCCGAGCTTTACCGCGAGGAAGCGCGCAACCCTGAGACCTTGCGCATCTACGGCAAGAACTGCCCCGACGACTGGATCGAGCGCAATCTCTACAGCCGCTACAAGCTGGGCGGCATCGCCCTGATGGCCGTCATCGACCTGCTGCTGTTCGGCACCATCGGCATCACCATCTGGGCCATCCAGATGATGTGGATTCCGTTCTGGGCCGCAGGCGTGGTCAATGGCCTGGGCCATGCTGTGGGCTACCGCAACTTCGAATGCCGCGACGCCGCCACCAACCTGGTGCCGTGGGGCATCATCATCGGCGGCGAAGAGCTGCATAACAACCATCACACTTACCCCAACTCGGCCAAGCTGTCGGTCAAGCGCTGGGAATTCGACATGGGCTGGGCCTGGATCCGCTTGCTGAGCATGCTGCGCCTGGCCAAGGTGCAACGCGTGGCACCCATTGCCCACCGGGTCGAAGGCAAAGCCAACCTGGACATGGACACCGCCATGGCGATCCTCAACAACCGCTTCCAGATCATGGCCCAGTACCGCAAGTTGGTGATTGGCCCGCTGGTCAAGCAGGAGCTGAACAAGGTCGACGCTTCGGTGCGCCATCGTTATCGCCGCGCCAAGCGCCTGCTGTCGCGTGAAACCAGCCTGCTGCAAGATCGCCATCACGTGCGCATCGAGTCGATCCTCGCCCAAAGCCAGGCACTCAAGACCATCTACGAAAAGCGCCTGGCCTTGCAGCAGATCTGGGCCCGCACCAGCGCCAACGGCCACGACATGCTGGCTGCCATGAAAGACTGGGTACACGAGGCCGAAGCCAGCGGTATCCAGTCGCTGCGTGACTTCGCCAGCCAGCTCAAGACCTACTCGCTGCGCCCCACCGCCTGA